The DNA segment atttatatttacttacatttacataaagaaacattgtaaggaaacactaaaaatgaacttattataGAGGACAGAATGGGGATAGCATACTTTTTTCTTGGCTgcgcccagggcatgcagaagttccccagccagggactgaacctgagccacagcagtgacaatgctggatccttaaccactaggccaccagggaactccaccagggaactttttttttaaacaaaatgcaaGGTTTAATATGAAGAATCTATATGACCTGATTTTTACATCGTGGTCAAACAAGCCCTTTGGAAAGGGTACCTGTGTAAGTAATTGACCTTTCTGTTGAATATTCTTTTCCCAAGGCTTCTAGCATGATGGTACTATTTCCTCCTATTACCACCATTCCAATATTATTCTGTTGCCCACTAGCTGCCATCTCCACACATTCATCTATCACAAGATTCTAAAGGGATGAAATTCCAGCAATATTCTTCAGATATGTTTGCCACCATTTAACTTCAATGATAACTTCCtggccatatatatatgtattattttttttttccaatttgggcCAAGTCAGCTTTACTCCTGGTGCTTACTGGGCAGGGTCAGAGCTACcttgaaaaataattctgtttgGTTGTATATTCTCCAagcctttttaatttatttttaaattttttaaagatattttttgacCACAGTGTGTAGCAGCTTGATAtaggatctcaattcccagattagggatcaaacctgggctgcagtggtgaaagcgccaaatcttaaccactagaccaccagggaactcccaaaagctttttattttaaagcatgtgaaaaaatCCCTGTTTTTTTCCCGTAAACAAGGGAGGGACCCAGCTGGCGAAACCTACCAAATCATTCTGGTGCAGCCACCATTCAACATAACTGACTGGAAAGAAAGCCCTGACAGTCCTttgctgggaattttttttcccccattttttaaagcttttttgaagtatagttgatttacactgttgtgataatttctgctgcacaacaaagtgaggGAAATCATTCTTTAATGCTCTCCTGGCTCTCCTGGCACGTGTAATAGCTCCCAGCATGTTTGACAATAGTTAGAAGGAGTCAAAGTAGAACAGAGAATAGCAGCTGTGGGAAAGAGTAAGGAGGAAAGGATTCTATTCCTTGTTAACCAAGTATCCTCACAACTAggagagagcaaaagaaaaaagccaaataactAGTTTACTTTGCAAGGAAAAAAGCGATTTGGTTTTAAAGATTTTCtgacttaatattttctttcttttttttttttttttttttttttttttttttttttttttttttgtattttttcctcgGCATATGATTCcctgggtcgaatcggagctgtagccacccacccagagcacagcaactcggatcGAGCCACCTCACCCACACTCACGGCAACGTTCCCCCAAGGCCTAGGGGGTTGGAACCTATACTGTAACtgccgggcctacaccacagtcgcagcaacaccagatccaagccttgtctgcgacctacaccacaactcaccgcaaCAGGGGAtccgttaaaccactgagcaaggctaaggatcaaacctgcgtcctcatggatgttaggcagattcatttctacaagccatgacagaaattcccttaagaatattttctctctctctcttttttttttttttggctgcactggtcgggcatatagaagttcccagcatcagagtttccatcgtgctgcagtggttaacgaatccaactaggaaccatgaggtcacaggttcgatcccttgccttgctcagtgggttaagaatctggcgttgccatgagctgtggtgtaggtcgcagacatggctcggatcccgagttgctgtggctctggcgtaggccggtggctgtagctccgattagacctctagcctgggaacctccatatgccgtgggagcagccctagaaaaggcaaaaagacaaaaaagaagttcccaggatcgaatctgagccacagcggtgacctattccacagtggcagcaatatgtgctccttaaaccactgcaccatagtAGCAATTCcaagaatattttctcttctgatgGGACCTGAATTACATGTAAAATTATCATTGAACATCAATTTCAAATCATTCAAAGGTCACATTCTGAAAAGGTGTTGAGCTTAGCAAAGGGAATGCATAAAAGAATCATGGGCCATGCATGCTTCccatttctttaaaggaaaaatcaaagcTGTGCATCCCACTATGTCAACCCCACAGAGAGGAAGAATTCTCATgcagatcaaagagaaaaattaaggcCATATCCAGGGGTCAGTGTGCTAGAGTGGACCTTTCCAAAGGAGGTGTGGAGGGTATCAAAGCTCCCATCCTTTTTCCACGACTCCTCTTCACTCTCCTGCACAGGATAAGCAAGGACAAAGTGGGGTCCAgagagcggggggcggggggggggaaggggggggcgAAGGTCCATTTGGTCAACGACAGTATAGATACAGGGACTGGAGGTTGaaggggccttttttttttccccctggaggATTTCTGGAACCATATGTTCTCTAGTAAGCATGTATGATGGTAGGAGGTGGGACAGGAGGTGAGGGGCAAGCTATACGGTAACTCCAGTTCCACCCAACACAGTATTTGTGGCCAGTAATACAAATTACTTCTCTTATCACGAAAATGACAGGAGTCTTGAGTGTTAATGAACCTTAAAATCAGAGAAAGCATAAATATTTCTCTACGTAAATGAACATAATCTCATTACATATATCCCAAACATATACACAAACAGAAAACGGCTATTATTcgggaattaaaaaaaaggagtacaACAGTAAAATGCAATACTCTGATAAATGTACTGGTGTTCTGTAGTAAGCCACTAAATCACTCAAAATGTAGTGAGAGTAAGTAAAACATAAATACTTCCAAATGAAAGTATTTGAAAAGAGGCATTTTTGAATAAAATACATTGTATAAGACACAAAAGAGAAACCTATTCCACCTGTCCCATTGTGATTTTTTTGAAGTGAAGCTTTTGAAAACCTTTTGATAAACACATGATTTTCTTACATACCATTTCTTATAGTTTTCCTAAGCAAACGTTTACTGTATGCCAGCTACCATTTAAGCACTTTTTATATTAACACATTTAACCTTCACAACATTCTAGACAGTGTTACTATTATCTCCATATTATAGAGGTGGGAAGTATGGCATAGAGAGGTCAAACAGCATGCCCAGGTCATACAAGTGGAGGGCTGGCATTCTAATCCAGGGAGTCTAGTTTTGGAGTCTGTTAATCATATTTTCCTCATGATTTTGTTAAGAAGCCTAGAAAAAGTGTTTAGAAATAAGAATCTCAGCCCACATACTCACATTAAGGAAGCGTCccacatttccttcttttgtggCATCCAATAAAAACATACTGCCTTTATtgaacttctttggagaatcagGTGAAGCATTCTTGGTTTCACTTGGTATCTCTTTATCACAAAAGGCCTGCTGGTTTTGACATGCTGGAGACTTTTTCTCTTGGGGCTTTTGTTTTTGAACCTCATTCGGATTATCCAGTGTGACTGCTTGGTTATATCTGCTCCCCTGTGGAGTTTCTTCTCTACATTTAGTTATATCTATCACATCCAATTCAATCAGAGGGTTGGCTTTAGAATCTTCAACTTGGTTTGAGCTTGAATCCACTAATAAACATTTTGGAAGGAATTGTCAGGAAAAATACTTGACTAAGCAATAGTGCTGAGAGCAGTAATACTAATTAAATGCTCGTTACATTCATTATTGCTAATCCTTACCATGTGTTAAGGTAGACAGTACTccaattttacaaaagaaaactcTGAACTTTTGAAGTGTTAAGGGATTCACCTCTATTGCAATAAtaaggcagggtgggggtggggggcagtaacaaacccaaaaaTATCTGGCCCAAAATCTACCTTCTTTCTACTATGTAACAGTGCCTTTTAATGAATCTGTATATATGTTGCTCCCGGTTACTATATTTAATCTCTACTCCTTAGAAACTGACTTACCTCTTTTCAACTTTGGAATGTGCATTCAAGTATACTCTAAACGGCTGTAATTAGGGAGCATTGTAAGTCTTTAAGGTATCAATGAAAGGCCAGAGAAGACCCTGATGGAGTCGCCCTCTCTAAGTCCCAACAGCAATAACTATTGCTATGGGTTCTGCATACATTAGTGTTTGGCATTTTTGCTATATGATCATTCAATAATTATACCTCTACAAACAATAGAAGAAGACAAATTACTTATCTTTCTTAATCAATAATGGAAATAATCTTTTGGAAATACTCAAAAGTATGCATGCATGTCAAACAGaagtaaaatgatttatttttttaagttatttgtgCCACGTTATTCAGTGGCACAAAGAAATTCTACTTctctaaaattaatgtttttgatgTAATCATCACGGTTGCTGGCTGTTTCTACATGTACTTATAATTTAATCATGGGTTGCTTGTAAGCCATAACAGTACATAATTAATTTTTGTAGTGCCTGCTATATACACATGgtcaataaaaatgacaaaagaaccAAAAGCAATAGTACTCATATGGCTCACAGGTGTTAAATGGTGACATATTAGAATGTCATCCTAAAATATGCATCTTTGACATAAGAACTATTTTGAACTAAGGGCAATTAAGCAGAAATTCAGGAAAAACTCTCAGCCCTCCCAATCTGTCTAAAAGCAGGATATAAATTTACAAAGGTGTCCCTCCTCCTACTATGAAGGACAAAAGTTAATTACCAGAGACAACTTTGGACCTACAATCGGTTTCACATATACCTGCCTTCCCACAATTACTACCCCTAGAGACGCAAGGtccttttcctcatttcctctAAAAATTTACTGTCCTTACTGAAATGCTAGATAAGTTAGAGTTCAAGCCACCTCTTCAAGTTACTCATCTCTGAGTACTCTTGTGTGTTACAAGTATAATACACAGAGTAATacacttctgtttttctcttgccagTCTGTCTTTTATCAGTCTAATTTATAGGATCCCAGCTACACAACTTAAGATGGGTAGGGAAAGAGACTTTCTTCTTCTATTTAAgtgccctttttatttttgtctttttagggccacacctgtggcataaggaagttcccaggctagggcttaaatcagggctgcagctgccggcctccaccgcagccacagcaacccaggatccaagcaccatctgtgacctatgccacggctcatggcaacgccggatccttaactcactgagagagaccagggatcaaacctgtgtcctcatggatcctagttgggttcattaccactgagccatgacaggaactcctaagtgccCTTTCTTGACAGACCTTTTCTGTTAAGGGGCTGTCTTGCCTCCTCCAATCTCCAGCCTTTAAGATCAGGTGGGGAGTTGGGGATGCAGAAACAAGGAAGCCCAAAGGGAGAAGAGGCAGTGGTTAGTCAGTTCTTCAAAAAGGGTCATCTCTCAGCATGCCTCCCATTGAGGGAAAGAGTGAAATGTAAATGAACCAAAATCCAGGTTCATCAGGTTGTGATATTAACCACGGTGGGACTGGTAACACTGAAAGACAAGCACTCAGGGCAGCAATATTTTCACCTTTTGCTAAGCATCCCCTGCAGCATCACTGGCTAGAGTACTGCAGAATGatgtacctttatttttaaagaagcctAAACAAAGAGGTAGGAAATGGCTGTTTTGGTTAATGCTTCCAAAGCCACAGATGGGCTACGTAGACTCAGCGTTGTCCAGCCCATGTTCCTGCCATGCATCAGGTCAGAGTTGGCATCTagaccaggggtcagcaaacttcttCTGTAAGAGGCCAAACAGTAAATACTGCAGGCGTTGTGGGTCACATAGTCTCTGTTGTGACTATTCTGCTTTGCTGCTATAGTGTGAAAGTAGACAGAGacaatatgaaaatgaaagagtatggctatgttccaatataactttatttatggacactgaaattatAAATTCCTGTAATGTTCAAGTGCCACAaagtattatttatcttttcatttctgctcagttatttaaaaaagtagaaactatTTTAGCTCATAGGCCATGTATAAACAGGTCGTGAGCTGGATGTGGCCCACAAATCATAGCTTGCTAACCTCTGATCTAGATAAGTAGAAACTTGTGATTAATGCAGTATTTTTGTTATGGAGTCTGAAAAAAATGAGCCACAAGTATTGAGCAAGAGAGACAAAAAGGCAGAAGAGGCAGGCAATCACAGAGTGAAACAAAGCCTACTTCTCATTTCCTTGGCTGGAGAGTTCAGATGTACTTGAGTTGATTTAAAGCCACCATTATCTTCTGAGGTGAGAGACTCTGAGGAAGAAAAtcccttaaaagaaaacaaagatgatgtCGTTTCTTTCTAgatgaaactaaaaaataatttagtttagCAGTAAGGCTTCTCTCTTCAAGTGTCAATCTTCACAGGCTGTAGCTACTACGTTAGTTTTGAAAACCTCAAAGCTGATATCCTAAAATCTTGAAAGTGATTGAGCCCCTTTGGCTGTGTTCTACTCCTAGGCATTTAACTGAGCcataattatgaaaattataaggACTGTCAAGACATTCTTTAGGcattataattcaaaataaaattcaaatacatcTGCTTGTACCCCTCAATTCTGATGCCAGATTATAAATTTAGCTTCAACTATAAGATGTGCAAAGATTAAAAACCCTCTTAAAGCAGTTGCCTGTCTCCATGAGCTGCAGACACTgcagttactttttaaatttttttgctttttagggccgcacccacggcatatggaggttcccaggctaggggttgaatcagagctgtagccaccggcctacaccacagccacagcaacaccagatctgagcctgcgacctacaccacagctcacggcaatgccggatccttaacccactgagtgaggccagggatcaaacccacaacctcctagatcctagtaggattcttttatgctgcaccacaacgggaactcctgcagttacTTTAAAAGGTAATGGGAACTTTTAAAAAGGGGTATATACTTAGCACAATGCTTGGCACTGAACTAAGTGCTCAATACatgttggctattattattattactcatgTATGCCAAAGATCAACATGTGCTGGGCACTTAGCTGGGTATCAAACACTGTGCTACACAAAGTTTctgtttatctcatttaatactctTAACTCTGAGATAGATActatatcctcattttacagataaagaaatgtaGACAGATGTCAACCAGCTAGTAAGCTGCGGTGCTGGAGGGCACACCCCAGTCTCTGTGATCTCATGGCCCAATCTTTTCATAATTGAATAAGTGATACTGAGGAGGTATTGTATGTTACTAGGCAGAGGGCAAATATGTGCATACCACTTAGGgcagagtttttatttttcaccaaCAAGTCTGACTGTGAACTACCACTCTATCTGCCTCTGTTCTTCCAGCATCATTCTCTGTTTGCAACTTAGAGCCTCTGACTAGTTATTCTTCACAGTACTGGCCGAAAAGTGTACCTTCAGAGGCTATCATATAAAATGTTGCTTTCTGGATAATTCTTTCTCTAGGTCacatctcttctttctcctccatctCACAACCATATCCCCTTCAATTACTCTATCCTTTCTTCTTATCATGTAATACCATCAACTCTTTAACACCAGCTTCTGCAAATTCTTCAGCTGGATAGCTCTCAGTCTCAGTGGAACACACTGTCAGATCATGACCAACATTCTACTCAGATATCTAAGTTGGGAATGTGCCACCCACCTCGGAGGACACTAAATAAAACATAGTCCTAACACTTCAGCAGCACagcattacaaaataataaaagaaatcctATGAATTACTAATACAAACAATCTGAACTAAATAAAAGATAGAAAGGTAAGATAATAGCTAATGTTCTCAGAGGGGCACCATctacattttgttatttttaccatCTTTTTTCCATTGCGTTGAATAATGACTGTCTTGGTTTGAGGACTTCTAATGACTGAATGATACTGAATTCTTGAAATACTGTtacatttcatttctctgaaaaggaaaaaaaaattattctgtatATCACTGAAAATTGCTCTCTATTGTGCCCTGAAATATAGATAACATCACTGTTACATAAATATCCATTAGAAATTAACCTAATAACATCTATGCCTACCCCTCACTACAAGAAGAAAGTATAATCGTATTTTAAAGTCAATCATCTGacgtaattaaaaaaaaaaatgaacaatctggagttctcatcatggcttagtggaaacaaatctgactagtatccatgaggacacaggttcgattcctggcctcactcagtgggttaaggatctggcattgccatgagctgtggtgtaggttgcagacgaggcttgaatctggtgttgctgtggctgtggcataggccagcagctacagctacgattcagcccctagcctgggaacctctgtatgttgtgggtgcggccctaaatataaataaataaataaataaataaataaataaaaataatctgaagcatattttaaaaataaagaaaatccaaGAAAGCCTTGCAAATAAAATgttgatagaaaataaaaagagggagttcctgttgtggcgcagcagaaatgaatccaactagtaaccatgaggatgcgggtttggtccttggccttgctcagtggcttaaggatctggtgtttctgtgagctgtggtgtaggtcgcagatgatctcacattgctgtggctgtgagaggctctgattcaacccctggcctgggaacttccatatgccatgggtgtggccctaaaagagcaaaaacaaaggaaaaaaagaagtgcaaaAGTCATGACGTCTGTAAAAAACCTGATTAAAGCCAAAGTTTTTAAACATAACACTCCAGAAATGGAACATTGAGTAAAGTATGTTGGCTAGACTGTTAAATCTCAGTGCCTTAGATTTCTCAATGTTAAATTTAGAACCATGAAGCAAGTTGATATATAGTAGAGGCggaaagtaagaaaaaggaaagaccaGGGGCTACTTTTGGTCAATAGCATATAGTGTAGATCAATCTTGATCAGGTTCCTAAGATCTTACTCACGTAAAAGGCTCTTTGGGGTTATTATGGAGCTTAGGTGGACACTCCTCAGTCACAGAACTTCTAGGATGTGTTTCCAAATCTAGTGGGATAACTTCAACCTCACAATCTGCaacttctattttccttttttttgaaaacatgtttttcataaaaatctcttcttttctattttcatcaGTAGCATCAGGTTTCTCAGTGTTAGATCTGCTTAACAgtcttcctaaaagaaaaaagtaagagttTAACACAACAAAAGATAACATTAACTCCTAAGCAACAAAAGGGCATCTCTGTTCTGCTCCATTACTAAAGAACCTGGTAAGGTATaccttatttctaaaatgaaaataaacactaaCTCATCCTACAAAACTATTGCAACAGATAATAAATACAAGACCAAGAAGAGATTTCATATCTTCCAGTATATGAAAAACTACAGGGCAtctaaaaaaagtatttgttgtgGTATAACATGAAAGATAAGAGATTTAgcaacaataatataaaataaaaatacagatcaGGTGTTCCCGTcttagctcagcggaaatgagtccaactagtatccatgaggatacctggcctctctcagtgggtcagggatctggcattgccgtgagctgtgtggtgatATATGCCTACTGTTCTCATAGTAAGCCCTAGTGTAATTAAAATCTTAGTCTAAAGTTTATGCACATTAATTCGAGGGACTCAAAAGTatagtaaataagtaaaaatcagCAGCTGGATCTGAGAGACACCTTATGTGTATTTTCTAGCAATGCAGATAAAACCAAGGTTACTTCCTGGACACCGTTTGGCATTTTAAAGGCAGGTCACTTTCATTAAAgagttattttaagaaatatgagAGACAGATGTCTAGGCAAGTTGTGTAGTGTGTGTCTGTAAATAGTATGTGGCAGGGATCCATGTGTGTCTATTCTAAACTCTGATAATTCTTGCCTTCACCAAGTGAACCTGGAATTTCAGATGAGGAAGGGTGCTGAAAGGGTGCTCTGGCCCCTGCTGCCTAGCACATTTCCTTTCGAATGCCCCTAAAGCCCTGTTTCTCCAAGCTCTCATTTCCCAGTATACACGGAAAGTGAGGATTTTGCCTAACACTCTGGGGTGAAAGGAGAAGACGACCACAGAACAACATATCCAGCCTGGGGGCAGTAGACCAAAAGAATCAGTAATTGCCTGACTGTAACACTGGTTGGAAAGTTTTGCTCATAATGTGGGCAACTCTCTCAGAGTCCCTGAAGTGGAGGGAGCAAAGTGCCTAAAGTCACCAAATGAGAGTCATCACCTGAAGGTATTTATTATAACATTAACTTGTTAAATTCTAGTACTCAAGGCACTGAACAAGATAGATTCATTAATCTTTACCTTAGCAAACCAGTGACTTgagttttcctatttaaaaagttttcttggaagttctcttgtggcacagcaggttaaggatccagcgttgctgcagctgtgatgcaggccacaACTGCggtgtgggctcgatccctggccagagaacttccacatggcgtgggtgcagccaaaaaaaaaaaaagttttcttaccTTATCCCCAAACATCTGTAGCCAGGGAGACCAAACTATGTGCCTCACACAATAACCCAAGCTTTATACCTCAACCTTTCTTTTCTGGAACAACACCTGATGGCTTCTAAGGCATCTCATCCCTTCCGTGCTGAATGCTCCGGTCCCTTGTCTTCTTCTGATGCTCCTCCCATGTACTGTTGCTCCTGTCCCTGCTATAAATTCTCAGCGGCCCTGActaataaaatggagattcagaAATGCAGATATTACTGTAGAATAAGGTGAAAGTAAACCTTGACTTTACCTGAGTAAATGCAAACAAACGTCCCTCTGTCAATGTCATCTAGGCAGCGTACTCCCCATCccttcttttcagttttgaacACTTGTAGCCTCACTTGAGGTCCGTGTTGGACTACTCGGTTTTGACACTTTCGTCGATTACATTTGCACAACAGGCTGCATTCATAAATGCTGTTAACATACACGAGAAAATCAATTAGACAGCCTAAGTTAAAAGCAAAAGCACTTTATACTGCTACCTCACTAATAATTACTAAGGGAGGTAGACTAAGTGTGAAGGCTCCTAGGGCTAGACTGCCTGGCTCCCTTCATTACTCTAGCATTTACTAGCTGCGTGACCTTGGAttttacctctctgtgcttcaattttccatttttaaaatagggatTATATGATTCTACCTACTTCAAAGTGTTGTTTCGTGAAGATGTATTAAGTGAGTCAGTATTTACCAGGTGCTTGAGACAATGCCTAGCGATATGTACAAAGGAGATGTCTAGGAagagaaaaagtttaagaagaaaaattttctgtttctgtttatttttttaaaataataacaacctTGAAAGGCTGAAAGTTCCCAATTCTCAGATGAGCACTGCACAGTATATTTCTTAATGCGGAAACGTCTCTAAGCTAACCCTAGAGTCAGACTCAAAGCAGATGAGTGTCAAGTATACTTTGCATGTTGCATGTTTGGTCTCTGACTTCCATTTCCAAGAATAATATacaggtttgttttttaattccttaatttAGATTTCTTATATAAGAAGTTAAGACTTGACAATATCTATTAGACTATAGGCCACAA comes from the Sus scrofa isolate TJ Tabasco breed Duroc chromosome 11, Sscrofa11.1, whole genome shotgun sequence genome and includes:
- the SETDB2 gene encoding histone-lysine N-methyltransferase SETDB2 isoform X3; translated protein: MKMPLTFKGENPLQLPIKCHFQRRHAKTNSHSSALHVSYKTPCGRSLRNVEEVFRYLLETECNFLFTDNFSFNTYVQLTRNYPKQEEIVSDVDISNGVESVPISFCNEIDNRKLPQFKYRKTMWPRTYYLNSFPNMFIDSCDCSEGCIDITKCACLQLTARNAKTCPLSSSKITTGYKYKRLQRQIPTGIYECSLLCKCNRRKCQNRVVQHGPQVRLQVFKTEKKGWGVRCLDDIDRGTFVCIYSGRLLSRSNTEKPDATDENRKEEIFMKNMFSKKRKIEVADCEVEVIPLDLETHPRSSVTEECPPKLHNNPKEPFTEMKCNSISRIQYHSVIRSPQTKTVIIQRNGKKMGFSSSESLTSEDNGGFKSTQVHLNSPAKEMRMDSSSNQVEDSKANPLIELDVIDITKCREETPQGSRYNQAVTLDNPNEVQKQKPQEKKSPACQNQQAFCDKEIPSETKNASPDSPKKFNKGSMFLLDATKEGNVGRFLNHSCCPNLLVQNVFVETHDRNFPLVAFFTNRYVKARTELTWDYGYEAGTMPEKEILCQCGVNKCRKKIL